A single window of Lynx canadensis isolate LIC74 chromosome C2, mLynCan4.pri.v2, whole genome shotgun sequence DNA harbors:
- the CC2H3orf52 gene encoding TPA-induced transmembrane protein isoform X1, protein MEGAGSPSTGEELELSVLGGQPDEQKPLNGTVQVIPLSVEEPRAAQANKENPWSSCNKKLIGKCKLWMVIASVFLGLIVVIIISLCLIGATYIDEDENEILELSSNKTFLVELKIPEDCVTEEELPHQLRKRLTDVYSSSPSLSRYFTSVEITDFSSENATVAYHLQFGVPSEDDSFMKYMISKELVLGILLQDLHDQRVSGCETLGLDPASLLLYE, encoded by the exons ATGGAAGGGGCCGGATCCCCATCGACGGGGGAAGAGCTGGAGCTCTCGGTGCTCGGGGGGCAGCCCGACGAGCAGAAGCCTCTCAACGGAACCGTCCAGGTCATCCCTCTCTCGGTCGAGGAGCCCCGCGCAGCCCAG GCTAACAAGGAGAACCCTTGGAGCTCCTGTAATAAGAAATTGATTGGAAAGTGCAAACTGTGGATGGTCATTGCCTCTGTTTTCCTAGGTCTCATTGTAGTGATCATCATAAGCTTATGTCTTATTGGAG CAACTTATATCGATGAAGATGAAAACGAAATACTTGAATTATCATCAAATAAAACATTCTTGGTCGAGCTAAAGATTCCAGAGGACTGTGTTACCGAGGAGGAGTTGCCTCACCAGCTCAGGAAAAGG CTCACAGATGTGTACAGTTCATCCCCGTCTCTGAGTCGTTACTTTACTTCAGTGGAAATTACGGACTTCAG CAGTGAAAATGCCACCGTAGCCTACCACCTGCAATTTGGGGTTCCTTCAGAAGATGACAGTTTTATGAAGTATATGATTAGTAAAGAGTTGGTGCTGGGCATTTTACTACAGGATCTCCATGATCAGAGAGTGTCCGGTTGTGAGACTTTGGGGCTTGATCCAGCATCCCTCTTGCTCTACG aatga
- the CC2H3orf52 gene encoding TPA-induced transmembrane protein isoform X2: protein MEGAGSPSTGEELELSVLGGQPDEQKPLNGTVQVIPLSVEEPRAAQANKENPWSSCNKKLIGKCKLWMVIASVFLGLIVVIIISLCLIGATYIDEDENEILELSSNKTFLVELKIPEDCVTEEELPHQLRKRLTDVYSSSPSLSRYFTSVEITDFSENATVAYHLQFGVPSEDDSFMKYMISKELVLGILLQDLHDQRVSGCETLGLDPASLLLYE, encoded by the exons ATGGAAGGGGCCGGATCCCCATCGACGGGGGAAGAGCTGGAGCTCTCGGTGCTCGGGGGGCAGCCCGACGAGCAGAAGCCTCTCAACGGAACCGTCCAGGTCATCCCTCTCTCGGTCGAGGAGCCCCGCGCAGCCCAG GCTAACAAGGAGAACCCTTGGAGCTCCTGTAATAAGAAATTGATTGGAAAGTGCAAACTGTGGATGGTCATTGCCTCTGTTTTCCTAGGTCTCATTGTAGTGATCATCATAAGCTTATGTCTTATTGGAG CAACTTATATCGATGAAGATGAAAACGAAATACTTGAATTATCATCAAATAAAACATTCTTGGTCGAGCTAAAGATTCCAGAGGACTGTGTTACCGAGGAGGAGTTGCCTCACCAGCTCAGGAAAAGG CTCACAGATGTGTACAGTTCATCCCCGTCTCTGAGTCGTTACTTTACTTCAGTGGAAATTACGGACTTCAG TGAAAATGCCACCGTAGCCTACCACCTGCAATTTGGGGTTCCTTCAGAAGATGACAGTTTTATGAAGTATATGATTAGTAAAGAGTTGGTGCTGGGCATTTTACTACAGGATCTCCATGATCAGAGAGTGTCCGGTTGTGAGACTTTGGGGCTTGATCCAGCATCCCTCTTGCTCTACG aatga